In Salinibacterium sp. ZJ70, one DNA window encodes the following:
- a CDS encoding SDR family oxidoreductase — MTTFAVTGSASGMGKASAERLRAAGHTVIGIDLKDADVIADLSTAEGRQSAVAAVLEKTGGVLDGAVLAAGLGPHPGREKLIAQVNYFGVIDLLTGWHDAFAKAGDARVVVFGSNATTSTPMVPAKTVRAFLEGDAEAAIAATRKFKDSASAMVYAGSKIAVSRWVRRNAVTPEWAEAGIRVNVVAPGAILTPMVEAQLADPHQRGAIEAFPVPVGRHGQAEEVAEAVMFLLGPASGFMVGTVLFVDGGTDAYFRADDWPTQVPFTGLRRYIRLAREYAARKGVKPIV, encoded by the coding sequence ATGACCACATTCGCTGTCACCGGCTCCGCCTCCGGAATGGGCAAGGCCTCCGCTGAGCGCCTGCGCGCGGCCGGCCACACCGTGATCGGCATCGACCTCAAGGATGCCGACGTCATCGCCGACCTGTCGACGGCCGAGGGCCGCCAGTCCGCCGTCGCCGCCGTGCTCGAGAAGACCGGCGGCGTGCTCGACGGCGCCGTACTCGCGGCCGGTCTCGGACCGCACCCGGGCCGCGAGAAGCTCATCGCCCAGGTGAACTACTTCGGCGTGATCGATCTGCTCACCGGATGGCACGACGCCTTCGCGAAGGCCGGCGACGCGCGCGTCGTCGTGTTCGGTTCGAACGCCACCACCTCGACCCCGATGGTGCCCGCCAAGACGGTGCGCGCGTTCCTCGAGGGCGACGCGGAGGCGGCGATCGCCGCGACCCGCAAGTTCAAAGACAGCGCCTCGGCGATGGTCTACGCCGGTTCGAAGATCGCCGTCTCGCGCTGGGTTCGTCGCAACGCGGTCACGCCCGAGTGGGCCGAGGCGGGCATCCGCGTGAACGTGGTCGCTCCTGGCGCGATCCTCACCCCCATGGTCGAGGCGCAGCTCGCCGACCCGCACCAGCGCGGCGCCATCGAGGCGTTCCCGGTGCCGGTGGGCCGCCACGGGCAGGCCGAGGAGGTCGCCGAGGCTGTCATGTTCCTGCTGGGGCCTGCATCCGGCTTCATGGTCGGCACGGTGCTGTTCGTCGACGGCGGCACGGACGCCTACTTCCGCGCCGACGATTGGCCCACGCAGGTGCCGTTCACGGGTCTGCGTCGCTACATCCGCCTCGCTCGCGAGTACGCGGCGCGCAAGGGCGTCAAGCCGATCGTCTGA
- a CDS encoding CoA transferase subunit A, which translates to MPDKITPLSEAVSLIESGMTIGIGGWGSRRKPMALVRELLRTDVTDLTVVAFGGPDVGLLVDAGKVRRLVYGFVSLDSIPLDPLFTQARERGGLDVTEYDEGMFVAGLKAAAARLDFMPIRAGIGSDVLPANPDLRMVSSPYSDEQYVAVPALQLDVALIHMNRSDAGGNGQFLGPDPYFDDLFAMAATRTIMSTEKIIPTASLLDDASFHTLLVSRMYVDAVVETPRGAHFTTCAPDYERDEAFQRHYAAAAKDPAAWQAFREEFLSGDESSYQEAVTRFHAQEGAR; encoded by the coding sequence ATGCCCGACAAGATCACACCCCTGAGCGAGGCTGTGAGCCTCATCGAGAGCGGCATGACGATCGGCATCGGCGGATGGGGTTCACGCCGCAAGCCCATGGCCCTCGTACGCGAGCTGCTGCGCACCGACGTGACCGACCTGACCGTCGTCGCCTTCGGCGGCCCCGACGTGGGACTGCTCGTCGACGCCGGCAAGGTGCGCAGACTCGTATACGGGTTCGTCTCGCTCGACAGCATCCCGCTCGACCCCCTCTTCACGCAGGCGCGCGAGCGCGGCGGACTCGACGTCACCGAATACGACGAGGGCATGTTCGTCGCGGGCCTCAAGGCCGCGGCCGCCCGCCTCGACTTCATGCCCATCCGCGCGGGCATCGGATCCGATGTACTCCCCGCCAACCCCGACCTGCGCATGGTGAGCTCGCCCTACAGCGACGAGCAGTACGTCGCGGTGCCCGCCCTCCAACTCGACGTGGCGCTCATCCACATGAACCGCTCCGACGCGGGTGGGAACGGCCAGTTCCTCGGCCCCGACCCCTACTTCGACGACCTCTTCGCCATGGCGGCCACGCGCACGATCATGTCGACCGAGAAGATCATCCCCACCGCGTCGCTTCTCGACGACGCGAGCTTCCACACCCTGCTCGTAAGCCGGATGTACGTGGATGCCGTCGTCGAGACGCCGCGGGGAGCCCACTTCACCACGTGCGCACCGGACTACGAGCGGGACGAGGCGTTCCAGCGTCACTACGCAGCCGCAGCCAAGGACCCCGCGGCGTGGCAGGCGTTCCGTGAGGAGTTCCTCTCCGGAGACGAGTCCAGCTACCAGGAAGCCGTTACCCGCTTCCACGCCCAGGAGGGAGCACGATGA
- a CDS encoding VOC family protein, which produces MRSSLHHIGITVSNIDEAIRFYSAVSAGSATGPLIKSGPAVEAVTGASGAQIAQAFVTPAGGGAVIELLEYRGAPGDPIDPQPSRVGSCHAALIVADLDDALARAATLGVAPTSAPQVATQGPLEGWRYVYLIGPDEVRLELLEAPQPREHSVPHCPSRPHPATSAMLA; this is translated from the coding sequence TTGAGGAGTTCACTTCACCACATCGGCATCACGGTGAGCAACATCGACGAGGCCATCCGCTTCTACTCGGCGGTGAGTGCAGGGAGCGCGACGGGTCCCCTGATCAAGTCGGGCCCTGCCGTCGAAGCCGTGACGGGGGCGAGCGGAGCCCAGATCGCGCAGGCGTTCGTCACCCCCGCAGGCGGCGGCGCCGTCATCGAGCTGCTCGAGTACCGCGGGGCCCCTGGGGACCCGATCGATCCGCAACCCTCGCGCGTCGGCTCGTGCCACGCCGCGCTCATCGTCGCGGATCTGGACGACGCGCTCGCGCGTGCCGCGACACTCGGCGTCGCCCCGACGAGCGCACCCCAGGTCGCCACACAGGGTCCGTTGGAGGGCTGGCGCTACGTGTATCTCATCGGCCCGGACGAGGTGCGTCTCGAGCTTCTCGAGGCCCCCCAGCCGCGGGAACACAGCGTGCCGCACTGCCCCTCGCGGCCACATCCGGCGACCTCAGCCATGCTAGCCTGA
- a CDS encoding TetR/AcrR family transcriptional regulator, whose translation MSPKTERTEHGSERRAQLLAIAAKLIAERGYTATTVRDIADEAGILSGSLYHHFASKEEILEEVLRSFMDPLLERFEEIASSGDSPRVILDRLIEHSFETIEQKPAAVGLYQNESAFLLRQPGFEFVGEKSRRIEEIWLAVIQDGQRQGVFRDTIDAGIAYRFIRDAVWSTVRWFKPGGRHTAQSLSAHYLDLLHGGLVSS comes from the coding sequence ATGAGCCCGAAGACGGAGCGGACCGAGCACGGGTCCGAGCGCCGCGCGCAGCTTCTGGCGATCGCCGCGAAGCTTATCGCCGAGCGCGGCTACACGGCGACGACCGTGCGCGACATCGCCGACGAGGCGGGCATCCTCTCTGGGAGCCTGTACCACCACTTTGCGTCGAAGGAGGAGATCCTCGAGGAGGTGCTGCGCAGCTTCATGGACCCGTTGCTCGAGCGCTTCGAGGAGATCGCGTCGAGCGGCGACAGCCCGCGGGTGATCCTCGACCGGCTCATCGAGCACTCGTTCGAGACGATCGAGCAGAAGCCTGCGGCGGTCGGTCTCTACCAGAACGAGTCCGCGTTCCTGCTTCGTCAACCGGGCTTCGAGTTCGTGGGCGAGAAGAGCCGTCGCATCGAGGAGATCTGGCTCGCTGTCATCCAGGATGGTCAGCGCCAGGGGGTGTTCCGCGACACGATCGACGCCGGCATCGCCTACCGCTTCATCCGCGACGCGGTGTGGTCGACGGTGCGCTGGTTCAAGCCGGGCGGGCGCCACACGGCGCAGAGCCTGAGCGCCCACTACCTCGACCTGCTTCACGGCGGACTCGTCAGCAGCTGA
- a CDS encoding acetyl-CoA C-acetyltransferase, translating to MTEAVIVQAVRSPIGRAGKGSLKDVRPDDLLAQMIDAALASIPELDPAQIDDLMTGCAQPAGIQGYNIARIAALQLGLDSVPGTTVHRYCSSSLQTTRMAFHAIKAGEGDVFISAGVESVSHFGAGKSDGMPDTKHPRFAEAMARTAANAADPDFVWSDPRTRGELPDIYIQMGDTAENVAQLKSVSRRAQDEWAVLSQNRAEAAAMRGFWETDITPVRLADGSLVTTDDGPRRGVTLEAVSAMNPVFREHGTVTAANCCPLNDGAAALVIMSDAKAAELGLTPLARIVATGVSALSPEVMGLGPVDAVSRALASARMSIGDMDIMELNEAFAAQVLPAIDEIGIDPERVNVNGGAIALGHPFGMTGARLATTAIHALQERDEQFAIETMCVAGGQGMALILERLS from the coding sequence ATGACCGAAGCAGTCATCGTCCAGGCGGTGCGCTCGCCGATCGGGCGCGCCGGCAAGGGATCGCTGAAAGATGTGCGACCCGACGATCTGCTCGCGCAGATGATCGACGCCGCCCTCGCAAGCATCCCCGAACTCGACCCGGCGCAGATCGACGACCTCATGACGGGCTGTGCGCAACCCGCGGGGATCCAGGGGTACAACATCGCCCGGATCGCGGCGCTCCAGCTCGGGCTCGACAGCGTTCCGGGCACGACAGTGCACCGGTACTGCTCGTCGTCGCTGCAGACCACCCGGATGGCGTTCCATGCCATCAAGGCGGGGGAGGGTGACGTGTTCATCTCGGCGGGCGTCGAATCGGTCTCGCACTTCGGCGCCGGCAAGTCGGACGGCATGCCCGACACCAAGCACCCCCGTTTCGCAGAGGCCATGGCGCGCACCGCGGCGAACGCGGCCGATCCCGACTTCGTGTGGTCGGATCCGCGCACCCGGGGCGAGCTGCCCGACATCTACATCCAGATGGGCGACACGGCCGAGAACGTCGCTCAGCTGAAGTCGGTGTCGCGCCGGGCGCAGGACGAGTGGGCCGTGCTGTCGCAGAACCGCGCGGAAGCAGCCGCGATGCGCGGATTCTGGGAGACCGACATCACCCCGGTACGGCTCGCGGATGGCTCGCTCGTGACGACGGATGATGGTCCGCGTCGCGGCGTGACGCTCGAAGCGGTCTCGGCGATGAACCCCGTGTTCCGCGAGCACGGCACTGTCACCGCGGCCAACTGCTGCCCGCTCAACGACGGCGCAGCCGCTCTCGTCATCATGAGCGACGCGAAGGCTGCCGAGCTCGGTCTCACCCCGCTCGCGCGCATCGTGGCCACGGGTGTATCGGCGCTCAGTCCCGAGGTCATGGGTCTCGGGCCTGTCGACGCCGTGAGCCGCGCCCTCGCGAGCGCGCGCATGTCGATCGGCGACATGGACATCATGGAGCTCAACGAGGCGTTCGCCGCGCAGGTGCTGCCCGCGATCGACGAGATCGGCATCGACCCGGAGCGCGTCAACGTCAACGGCGGGGCGATCGCGCTCGGCCATCCGTTCGGTATGACGGGCGCGCGCCTGGCGACCACGGCGATCCACGCCCTCCAGGAGCGCGACGAGCAGTTCGCGATCGAGACGATGTGCGTGGCGGGCGGGCAGGGGATGGCTCTCATCCTCGAGCGCCTCAGCTGA
- a CDS encoding MarR family winged helix-turn-helix transcriptional regulator, whose product MARKLDRTEPAQAAPRIPHYANDVTQSLVRVTQIWMSVDYHAQFGRPSGIPDEPHAVATIFQLVWRGPMRPTALAAALGISAAGTSRLLEALANAGLVTRTPDPDDARATLIALTEQGVAAATMLHEEGDRLSQRLLAGWSDDERSTFTRLLHRYADAVEDDARAARPTRP is encoded by the coding sequence ATGGCTCGCAAGCTCGATCGCACGGAACCGGCGCAGGCCGCTCCGCGCATCCCGCACTACGCCAACGACGTGACGCAGTCGCTCGTCCGCGTGACGCAGATCTGGATGTCGGTCGACTACCACGCGCAGTTCGGCCGGCCCTCTGGCATCCCCGACGAACCGCACGCCGTCGCCACGATCTTCCAGCTCGTCTGGCGGGGGCCGATGCGCCCGACCGCGCTCGCCGCAGCCCTCGGTATCTCCGCCGCCGGGACGAGCCGCCTTCTCGAGGCGCTCGCGAACGCGGGCCTCGTCACGCGCACACCCGATCCGGATGACGCGCGCGCCACCCTCATCGCCCTCACCGAGCAGGGGGTCGCCGCGGCGACCATGCTGCACGAGGAGGGGGACCGCCTGTCTCAGCGCCTGCTCGCCGGATGGAGCGACGACGAGCGCAGCACCTTCACCCGACTCCTGCACCGCTACGCCGACGCCGTCGAGGACGACGCCCGCGCAGCACGACCCACCCGCCCCTGA
- a CDS encoding TIGR03619 family F420-dependent LLM class oxidoreductase: MERTPRTDIPARIGLNTPVVTTYPPPAAGWETRAGAVELALIAETADRLGYSHLTCAEHTAVPTQIADERGGTYWDPLATLAYLAARTERITLFTTVLVLGYHHPLQIAKSYGTLDLLSGGRVTLGLGVGSLEAEFALLDAPFEDRGARADDAIDALRAAWGTPRPHHNGPYYAFDSVDVTPSSPRRHVDLILGGRTGISLRRAVRRGDGWVPFSLPHDTVQQMLERAQPPADFRVVLGTPRLDPIAAPEAALAELRSMRTAGATDANVTIDATSASHYLEQLHALAELLA; encoded by the coding sequence ATGGAGCGCACGCCACGCACTGACATCCCGGCGCGGATCGGCCTCAACACCCCCGTTGTGACTACCTACCCGCCCCCCGCGGCCGGCTGGGAGACTCGCGCCGGGGCCGTCGAGCTGGCCCTCATCGCCGAGACCGCCGACCGCCTCGGGTACTCCCACCTGACCTGCGCCGAGCACACCGCCGTGCCCACGCAGATCGCCGACGAACGCGGCGGCACATACTGGGATCCACTCGCGACCCTCGCCTACCTCGCCGCGCGCACCGAACGCATCACCCTGTTCACCACCGTGCTCGTGCTCGGCTACCACCACCCGCTCCAGATCGCGAAGAGCTACGGCACCCTCGACCTCCTGAGCGGCGGCCGCGTCACGCTCGGCCTCGGGGTGGGCAGCCTCGAAGCAGAGTTCGCCCTCCTCGACGCGCCCTTCGAAGACCGCGGCGCCCGCGCCGACGACGCCATCGACGCCCTCCGCGCCGCCTGGGGCACCCCCAGACCGCACCACAACGGTCCGTACTACGCGTTCGACTCCGTCGACGTGACCCCCAGCTCCCCGCGGCGCCACGTCGACCTCATCCTCGGTGGCCGCACCGGGATCTCACTCCGCCGCGCGGTCCGCCGTGGCGACGGATGGGTGCCCTTCTCGCTCCCCCACGACACGGTGCAGCAGATGCTCGAGCGCGCCCAGCCTCCCGCCGACTTCCGCGTCGTGCTCGGCACCCCGCGACTCGACCCCATCGCCGCGCCCGAGGCAGCACTCGCCGAGCTCCGCAGCATGCGCACCGCAGGAGCCACCGACGCCAACGTCACCATCGACGCGACGAGCGCGAGCCATTACCTCGAGCAGCTCCACGCGCTCGCCGAGCTCCTCGCGTGA
- a CDS encoding MFS transporter yields MTSRHRELLSIATLAGAGMLTSFQFTLTVPALPEIPSALDVSATDAAWVVTISMLAGTIGTPIVARMADMYGRRRIFIACLAILTLGSMLAAIGMTYTTVMIGRACQGFATSLVPIGISIMREQLSRERSSSAIAAMSATIGIGSTIGLPLAGILLEAGGIPAIFWFSAILGAVFLILVPLFVTPSRIRSGGRFDLVGASILAVCLAAFLLVVSKGLEWGWASTPTLLFASIAVLAFAIWIPHQLRTPDPVVNLRTSMRRGVMQTNIAAFFASVGMFANHFLTLNQARAPESTGSGLGLEATQAGLLLMPSAFMLVVLSPVVGKALGRYGGRIPLALGAAIMSAGFWIRLWTEPSVGSIVLCTFLVGVGTAFAFAATPTLILDSVPAHEAAAASGVNGLIRSLSAAMTSSAFALLMTAYPWHGNAEYLTSEGLDVGFITVGIAAALAAAIAVALPKVRPTSPARG; encoded by the coding sequence ATGACGTCCCGTCACCGTGAACTGCTCAGCATCGCGACCCTCGCCGGGGCGGGGATGCTGACATCGTTCCAGTTCACGCTCACCGTCCCGGCGCTACCAGAGATCCCCTCCGCGCTCGACGTCAGCGCGACGGACGCGGCTTGGGTGGTCACGATCAGCATGCTCGCCGGCACCATCGGCACCCCCATCGTGGCACGTATGGCCGACATGTACGGCAGGCGCCGCATCTTCATCGCCTGCCTCGCGATCCTCACCCTCGGCTCGATGCTGGCCGCCATCGGGATGACTTACACGACCGTCATGATCGGGCGCGCCTGCCAGGGCTTCGCCACATCTCTCGTGCCGATCGGCATCAGCATCATGCGCGAACAGCTCAGCCGCGAGCGCTCCTCGAGCGCGATCGCCGCCATGAGCGCGACGATCGGAATCGGATCGACGATCGGCCTGCCGCTCGCCGGCATCCTGCTCGAGGCCGGCGGAATCCCCGCCATCTTCTGGTTCTCTGCGATCCTGGGGGCTGTCTTCCTGATCCTCGTGCCGCTCTTCGTCACGCCGTCGCGCATCCGCAGCGGCGGGCGCTTCGACCTCGTCGGCGCGAGCATCCTCGCTGTCTGCCTCGCTGCGTTTCTGCTCGTCGTCTCGAAGGGGCTCGAGTGGGGCTGGGCCAGCACACCCACGCTCCTGTTCGCGAGCATCGCCGTGCTCGCCTTCGCCATCTGGATCCCGCACCAGCTGCGCACCCCGGACCCCGTCGTCAACCTGCGCACGAGCATGCGGCGCGGTGTGATGCAGACCAACATCGCCGCGTTTTTCGCCTCGGTGGGGATGTTCGCCAACCATTTCCTCACCCTCAATCAGGCACGCGCGCCCGAGAGCACCGGATCCGGGCTCGGGCTCGAGGCGACCCAGGCGGGTCTTCTGCTCATGCCGTCGGCGTTCATGCTCGTCGTGCTGTCCCCCGTCGTGGGCAAGGCACTCGGCCGCTACGGGGGTCGGATTCCGCTCGCGCTCGGCGCGGCCATCATGTCCGCGGGGTTCTGGATCCGACTCTGGACCGAGCCGAGCGTCGGATCGATCGTGCTGTGCACCTTCCTCGTGGGAGTGGGCACGGCGTTCGCCTTCGCTGCGACACCGACCCTCATCCTCGACTCGGTTCCGGCGCACGAGGCGGCTGCGGCGTCCGGGGTGAACGGGCTGATCCGGTCGCTCTCCGCCGCGATGACAAGCTCGGCCTTCGCACTGCTGATGACGGCCTACCCCTGGCACGGGAACGCTGAGTACCTCACCTCGGAGGGATTGGATGTGGGGTTCATCACCGTGGGCATCGCCGCCGCCCTCGCAGCGGCGATCGCCGTGGCGCTGCCGAAGGTGCGGCCTACCAGTCCTGCCAGGGGATGA
- a CDS encoding AMP-binding protein → MTSLSTARTIPQLLAERAQLDAHPALVDGSRVVSYRELSELSHHAARAYLADGVTRGDRIAIWAENRIEFALALLGAQLIGASVVPLNTRFTGREAAELLERSGARVLVVSDGFLGKSYAGMLRDALADQAAAGSGPVPALPTLRTIVHLDDATGTDDHEWAGYLARGAAVSEDALSAATAQVSPDDIADLLFTSGTTGAPKGVPSTQRQTISVAYAWALGAELSPSDRYAVVNPMFHGFGYKAGLITCIVAGATVYPLATLDTTGLLDLIERERISVLPGVPTVFTSLLDHPEVATRDTSSLRFATAGAATAPETLFQDMKSVLGFDRVAQAYGLSECVVATMTRKEDDIDHVKQTSGPAVAGIEIKVVNADGVAVATGEDGEILLRGADVMRGYYDDPEATAAAIDPDGWLHTGDIGQLDEHGCLKITDRLKDMYIVGGFNVYPAEIENVLRKHPAVNESAVIGIDDARLGNVGRAYVVLRHDAPADITPESLHDFCRTHLANFKVPREFVFVSDFPRTGAGKILKGELRDRARQETAARA, encoded by the coding sequence GTGACGTCGCTCTCCACCGCCCGCACCATCCCCCAGCTCCTTGCAGAGCGGGCGCAGCTCGACGCCCACCCCGCACTCGTGGACGGAAGCCGAGTGGTCAGCTACCGCGAACTCTCGGAACTCTCACATCATGCGGCGCGAGCCTACCTTGCCGACGGCGTCACGCGCGGGGATCGAATCGCCATCTGGGCAGAGAACCGCATCGAATTCGCCCTCGCGCTCCTCGGAGCACAGCTCATCGGGGCGAGCGTGGTGCCGCTCAACACCCGATTCACCGGCCGCGAAGCAGCCGAGCTGCTCGAGCGTTCCGGGGCGCGAGTGCTCGTCGTCTCTGACGGCTTCCTCGGCAAATCCTACGCGGGGATGTTGCGCGATGCCCTCGCCGATCAGGCCGCCGCCGGCAGCGGACCCGTTCCTGCGCTCCCGACCCTGCGCACCATCGTGCACCTGGACGATGCGACCGGCACCGACGACCACGAGTGGGCCGGATACCTCGCACGCGGAGCCGCGGTCAGCGAAGACGCGCTGAGCGCCGCGACCGCGCAGGTGAGCCCCGACGACATCGCCGACCTCCTCTTCACCTCCGGCACGACTGGCGCGCCCAAGGGCGTGCCGAGCACGCAGCGGCAGACCATCAGCGTCGCCTACGCCTGGGCCCTCGGGGCTGAGCTCTCGCCGTCCGACAGGTACGCGGTCGTCAACCCCATGTTCCACGGCTTCGGCTACAAGGCCGGGCTCATCACGTGCATCGTCGCCGGCGCCACGGTCTACCCCCTCGCGACCCTCGACACCACGGGACTCCTGGACCTGATCGAGCGCGAGCGCATCAGTGTGCTCCCCGGCGTCCCCACGGTGTTCACCTCCCTCCTCGACCATCCCGAGGTGGCCACCCGTGACACGTCGTCGCTGCGCTTCGCCACCGCAGGCGCCGCGACAGCCCCCGAGACCCTCTTCCAGGACATGAAGAGCGTTCTCGGCTTCGATCGCGTCGCACAGGCCTACGGGCTCAGCGAATGCGTCGTCGCCACCATGACGCGCAAGGAAGACGACATCGATCACGTCAAACAGACCTCGGGTCCTGCCGTCGCTGGCATCGAGATCAAGGTCGTCAACGCAGACGGGGTGGCCGTGGCGACGGGCGAGGACGGCGAGATCCTCCTGCGGGGCGCGGACGTGATGCGCGGCTACTACGACGACCCAGAGGCCACCGCGGCCGCGATCGACCCCGACGGCTGGCTCCACACGGGCGACATCGGCCAGCTCGACGAGCACGGCTGCCTCAAGATCACCGACCGCCTCAAGGACATGTACATCGTCGGCGGATTCAACGTGTACCCGGCAGAGATCGAGAACGTGCTGCGCAAGCATCCCGCGGTCAACGAGTCAGCGGTCATCGGCATCGACGACGCGCGCCTCGGGAATGTGGGCCGCGCCTACGTCGTGCTTCGCCATGACGCCCCCGCCGACATCACCCCCGAGTCGCTGCACGACTTCTGCCGCACCCACCTCGCGAATTTCAAGGTGCCCCGCGAGTTCGTCTTCGTGAGCGACTTCCCGCGAACCGGTGCGGGCAAGATCCTCAAGGGAGAGCTGCGCGACCGCGCTCGCCAGGAAACAGCAGCTCGCGCCTGA
- a CDS encoding SDR family oxidoreductase, whose translation MSIAIDLSGWVVLITGGARGVGRGIASRFREAGAFVEICGRSESAEIAPVDDPGITYSSLDVRDADAVEGWIADVVARRGRIDVVVNNAGGSPFGAFEEGSARYMRALTDLNFLSAAFVARAAHPHLAASPQGSVINITSISARRPSPGTAVYGAAKAALESLTESLAVEWAPRVRVNAVSCGLVATEAAASHYGDAEQFAKVAATIPRGQLADPLEIGWACVMLAAPHSSHITGAVVDVDGGGEWPAFLSHTPHAGFVTRSQGATS comes from the coding sequence ATGTCCATCGCGATCGACCTGAGCGGCTGGGTCGTCCTCATCACCGGCGGCGCGCGCGGCGTCGGCAGGGGCATCGCCTCCCGCTTCCGCGAAGCCGGGGCCTTCGTCGAGATATGCGGCCGCTCTGAATCCGCCGAGATCGCCCCCGTCGATGACCCCGGTATCACCTACAGCTCGCTCGACGTACGCGACGCCGACGCCGTCGAAGGCTGGATAGCCGACGTGGTCGCCCGACGTGGCCGCATCGACGTCGTCGTCAACAACGCGGGGGGGTCGCCCTTCGGAGCCTTCGAAGAAGGCTCGGCGCGCTACATGCGCGCGCTCACCGACCTCAACTTCCTATCCGCGGCGTTCGTGGCGCGCGCCGCACATCCGCACCTTGCCGCCTCCCCTCAGGGGAGCGTGATCAACATCACGTCGATCAGTGCGCGGCGCCCGAGCCCCGGCACAGCTGTCTACGGCGCAGCGAAGGCCGCACTGGAGAGCCTCACCGAGAGCCTCGCCGTCGAGTGGGCGCCGCGGGTGCGCGTCAACGCAGTCAGTTGCGGGCTCGTCGCCACGGAGGCAGCGGCGTCGCACTACGGCGATGCGGAGCAGTTCGCGAAGGTGGCTGCGACGATCCCGCGAGGTCAGCTCGCCGACCCGCTCGAGATCGGCTGGGCGTGCGTCATGCTCGCCGCCCCGCACTCCAGCCACATCACAGGCGCCGTCGTCGATGTCGACGGCGGCGGCGAGTGGCCCGCCTTCCTCAGTCACACGCCCCACGCAGGTTTCGTCACCCGTTCGCAAGGAGCAACATCATGA
- a CDS encoding CoA-transferase subunit beta yields MSNATIAEICVAACADTYLESGEILAHAVGTIPTIGARLAKLTSSPDIVLTDGEAFLMAEPPPLGRSASAGGVVEGWAPFGRIFEILATGRRQSMMGASQIDRFGNQNISLIGDWSAPRRQLIGVRGAPGNTANHRVDYWVPRHSARVFVDKVDMVSGVGNDRAREHARELRFHQLGVVVTDLAVLDFDSDGAMRVRSVHPGVDPATVEEQTGFPIDASAAPATRIPSGEELRIIREVLDPRGARTREIPD; encoded by the coding sequence ATGAGCAACGCCACCATCGCGGAGATCTGCGTCGCGGCCTGCGCTGACACCTATCTCGAATCCGGCGAGATTCTCGCGCATGCCGTGGGTACCATCCCCACCATCGGCGCCCGCCTCGCGAAGCTCACTTCCTCCCCCGACATCGTTCTCACCGACGGCGAGGCGTTCCTGATGGCCGAGCCGCCGCCGCTCGGGCGCTCGGCCTCTGCAGGCGGCGTAGTCGAAGGCTGGGCGCCATTCGGGCGCATCTTCGAGATCCTCGCCACCGGACGGCGCCAGTCGATGATGGGCGCCAGCCAGATCGACCGGTTCGGCAACCAGAACATCTCGCTGATCGGCGACTGGAGCGCCCCGCGCCGCCAGCTGATCGGCGTGCGCGGCGCCCCGGGCAACACCGCCAACCACCGTGTGGACTACTGGGTGCCACGCCACTCGGCCCGCGTCTTCGTCGACAAGGTCGACATGGTCTCGGGCGTGGGCAACGACCGCGCGCGCGAGCACGCCCGCGAGCTGCGGTTCCATCAGCTCGGTGTGGTGGTGACCGACCTCGCAGTGCTCGACTTCGACTCGGACGGCGCCATGCGCGTGCGGTCGGTGCACCCCGGCGTCGATCCCGCGACTGTCGAGGAGCAGACCGGCTTTCCGATCGATGCGAGCGCGGCTCCGGCGACGCGCATCCCGTCGGGCGAGGAGCTCCGCATCATCCGCGAGGTCCTCGACCCGCGCGGCGCTCGCACGCGCGAAATCCCCGACTGA
- a CDS encoding thioesterase family protein, with translation MSATGPRNPDGNSGTSRALHSRTVRLSYADTDPAGILYYGAWFPQMEYVQTEFLYLQGIHADRLKNERGWWFVSRATECEYLAAAALFDEIRVDMRLGRVGTSSVRFEFEMTRVSDGVRVARAANTIVTVSPAQTTVPIPDDMRARLETWQA, from the coding sequence GTGAGCGCCACCGGACCCCGGAACCCCGACGGAAACTCCGGGACATCGCGCGCGCTCCACAGCCGCACCGTCCGCCTCAGCTACGCCGACACCGACCCCGCGGGCATCCTCTACTACGGCGCCTGGTTCCCCCAGATGGAGTATGTGCAGACGGAGTTCCTTTACCTGCAGGGAATCCACGCCGACCGACTCAAGAATGAGCGCGGGTGGTGGTTCGTGTCGCGCGCCACCGAATGCGAGTACCTCGCCGCCGCCGCGCTCTTCGACGAGATCCGGGTGGACATGCGCCTCGGCAGGGTCGGCACCTCCTCCGTGCGGTTCGAGTTCGAGATGACCCGCGTCTCCGACGGGGTGCGCGTTGCACGAGCCGCCAACACGATCGTGACCGTCTCCCCCGCGCAGACCACCGTGCCGATCCCCGACGATATGCGCGCGCGCCTTGAGACCTGGCAGGCATGA